A portion of the Desmodus rotundus isolate HL8 chromosome 8, HLdesRot8A.1, whole genome shotgun sequence genome contains these proteins:
- the SCAP gene encoding sterol regulatory element-binding protein cleavage-activating protein isoform X3 → MTLTDRLREKISQAFYHHGLLCASYPIPIILFTGLCILACCYPLLKLPLPGTGPVEFATPMKDYSPPPAASDRRPGEPSEQPDWYVGAPVAYVQQIFVKSSVSPWHRNLLAVDVFRSPLSRAFQLVEEIRNHVLRDSSGTRSLEEVCLQVTDLLPGLRKLRNLLPEHGCLLLSPANFWQNDREHFHADPDIIRTIHQHEPKTLQTSATLKDLLFGVPGKYSGVGLFTRKRMASYTITLVFRRYHAKFLGSLRARLMLLHPSPNCSLRAESLVHVHFKEEIGIAELIPLVTTYIILFAYIYFSTRKIDMVKSKWGLALAAVVTVLSSLLMSVGLCTLFGLTPTLNGGEIFPYLVVVIGLENVLVLTKSVVSTPVDLEVKLRIAQGLSCESWSIMKNMATELGIILIGYFTLVPAIQEFCLFAVVGLVSDFFLQMLFFTTVLSIDIRRMELADLNKRLPPEACLPPAKPVGRPARFERQLAVRPSTPHTIMLQPSSFRNLRLPKRLRVIYFLARTRLAQRLIMAGTVVWIGILVYTDPAGLRTYLAAQVTEQSPLGEGTLTPMPVPGGVLPASHPDPAFSIFPPDAPQFPENHTLPGEMPESGAQVEGVHDSPVPEVTWGPEDEELWRKLSFRHWPTLFSYYNITLAKRYISLLPVIPVTLHLNPREALEGRHPQDSQSAWPPPQPGPGGLWEAGPRGPGMAQAHGDVTLYKVAALGLASGIVLVLLLLCLYRVLCPRNYGQPGGGPGRRRRGDLPCDDYGYAPPETEIVPLVLRGHLMDIECLASDGMLLVSCCLAGHVCVWDAQTGDCLTRIPRPRQRRDSGGGSVFEVQESWERLSDGEPTRPEPRHRAGCGRTRDNPGYDFSRLVQRVYQQEGLAPIHAPVLRPPSPGPALPQAPEDEGGCPPEKSSPALAWAPSADGSIWSLELQGNLIVVGRSSGRLEVWDAIEGTLRCSSEEVSSGVTALVFLDKRIVAARLNGSLDFFSLETCTAFSPLQFRGQRGWARQAPAPGAGAPLRDPSLGPSSPGQGSSPTSPVYSSSDTVCCRLTHTVPCAHQKPITALKAAAGRLVTGSQDHTLRVFRLEDSCCLFTLQGHSGAITAVYMDQTMVLASGGQDGAICLWDVLTGSRVSHMFAHRGDVTSLTCTASCVISSGLDDLISIWDRSTSIKLYSIQQDLGCGASLGVISDNLLVTGGQGCVSFWDLNYGDLLQTVYLGKESEAQPARQILVLDNAAIVCNFGSELSLVYVPSVLEKLD, encoded by the exons TATGTGGGAGCCCCGGTGGCTTACGTCCAGCAGATCTTCGTGAAGTCCTCGGTGTCCCCCTGGCACAGGAACCTCCTGGCCGTGGATGTGTTCCGCTCCCCTCTGTCCCGGGCCTTCCAGCTGGTGGAGGAAATCCGGAACCACGTTCTGAGAGACAG CTCGGGGACCAGGAGCCTGGAGGAGGTGTGCCTGCAGGTGACCGACCTGCTGCCAGGCCTTAGGAAGCTCCGGAACCTGCTCCCTGAGCATGGATGCCTGCTGCTGTCCCCAGCCAACTTCTGGCAGAACGACCGGGAGCACTTCCACGCCGACCCCGACATCATCAGGACCATCCACCAGCACGAGCCCAAGACCCTGCAGACCTCAGCCACGCTCAAAG ACCTGCTGTTTGGCGTCCCTGGGAAGTACAGCGGGGTGGGCCTGTTCACCCGGAAGAGGATGGCCTCCTACACCATCACCCTGGTCTTCCGGCGCTACCATGCCAA GTTCCTGGGCAGCCTGCGGGCCCGCCTGATGCTCCTGCACCCCAGCCCCAACTGCAGCCTGCGGGCGGAGAGCCTGGTCCACGTGCACTTCAAGGAGGAGATCGGCATCGCCGAGCTCATCCCCCTCGTGACCACCTACATCATCTTGTTTGCCTACATCTACTTCTCCACGC gcaAGATCGACATGGTCAAGTCCAAGTGGGGGCTGGCGCTGGCTGCTGTGGTCACGGTGCTCAGCTCATTGCTCATGTCCGTGGGGCTCTGCACACTCTTCGGCCTGACGCCCACCCTCAACGGCGG CGAGATTTTCCCTTACCTCGTGGTGGTCATCGGGCTGGAGAATGTGCTGGTGCTCACCAAGTCTGTGGTCTCGACGCCCGTGGACCTCGAGGTGAAGCTGCGCATCGCCCAAG GCCTCAGCTGTGAGAGCTGGTCCATCATGAAGAACATGGCCACGGAGCTGGGCATCATCCTCATTGGCTACTTCACACTCGTGCCTGCCATCCAG GAGTTCTGTCTTTTTGCTGTCGTGGGCCTGGTGTCTGACTTCTTCCTGCAGATGCTCTTTTTCACCACTGTCCTGTCCATTGACATTCGCCGGATGGAG CTGGCGGACCTGAACAAGCGGCTGCCCCCTGAAGCTTGCCTGCCCCCTGCTAAGCCAGTGGGGCGTCCAGCACGCTTTGAGCGGCAGCTGGCCGTGCGGCCATCCACGCCTCACACCATCATGCTGCAGCCGTCTTCCTTCCGAAACCTGCGGCTCCCCAAGAGACTGCGTGTCATCTACTTCCTGGCCCGCACCCGCCTGGCTCAGCGCCTCATCATG GCCGGCACGGTTGTCTGGATCGGCATCCTGGTGTACACAGACCCAGCAGGGCTGCGCACCTACCTCGCTGCCCAGGTGACAGAACAGAGCCCCCTGGGCGAGGGCACCCTGACCCCCATGCCTGTGCCTGGGGGCGTGCTGCCGGCCAGCCACCCGGACCCCGCCTTCTCCATCTTCCCACCGGACGCCCCTCAGTTCCCCGAGAACCACACGTTGCCAGGGGAGATGCCCGAGTCTGGGGCTCAGGTAGAGGGCGTCCATGACAGCCCTGTCCCAGAGGTCACTTGGGGGCCTGAGGATGAGGAACTTTGGAGGAAGTTGTCCTTCCGCCACTGGCCTACGCTCTTCAGCTACTACAACATCACTCTGGCCAAGAG gtACATCAGCCTGCTGCCTGTCATCCCAGTCACGCTCCACCTGAACCCAAGGGAGGCCCTGGAGGGGCGGCACCCTCAGGACAGCCAAAGTGCCTGGCCCCCGCCGCAGCCCGGGCCTGGTGGACTCTGGGAGGCTGGCCCCAGGGGGCCAGGCATGGCGCAGGCCCACGGAGATGTCACCTTGTACAA GGTGGCAGCGCTTGGCCTGGCCTCTGGCATCGTCCTCGTATTGCTGCTGCTCTGCCTCTACCGCGTGCTCTGCCCGCGCAACTACGGGCAGCCGGGTGGCGGGCCTGGCCGGCGGCGCCGCGGAGACTTGCCCTGTGATGACTATGGCTATGCGCCGCCTGAGACGGAGATTGTGCCCCTGGTGCTGCGCGGGCACCTCATG gACATCGAGTGTCTGGCCAGCGACGGCATGCTGCTGGTGAGCTGCTGCCTGGCGGGCCACGTGTGTGTGTGGGACGCACAGACCGGGGACTGCCTCACACGCATACCTCGCCCCAG gcagcgccgGGACAGTGGAGGCGGCAGCGTGTTTGAGGTCCAGGAGAGCTGGGAACGACTGTCGGACGGCG AGCCCACTCGGCCTGAGCCCCGGCACCGGGCAGGCTGCGGCCGCACCCGGGACAACCCAGGCTATGATTTCAGCCGCCTGGTGCAGCGAGTGTACCAGCAGGAGGGGCTTGCCCCCATCCACGCGCCGGTCTTGCGCCCACCCTCCCCCGGGCCTGcgctgccccaggcccctgaggACGAGGGGGGCTGTCCTCCCGAGAAGAGCTCCCCAGCCCTCGCCTGGGCCCCCAGTGCAGACGGCTCCATCTGGAGCCTGGAGCTGCAGGGCAACCTCATCGTGGTGGGCCGGAGCAGTGGCCggctggag GTGTGGGATGCCATCGAGGGCACGCTGCGCTGCAGCAGTGAGGAGGTCTCCTCAGGAGTGACGGCCCTCGTCTTCCTGGACAAAAG GATTGTGGCTGCTCGGCTCAACGGGTCCCTCGATTTCTTCTCCTTGGAGACCTGCACTGCCTTCAGCCCCCTGCAGTTCCGAGGTCAGAGGGGCTGGGCTCGGCAGGCGCCTGCACCTGGGGCTGGGGCGCCTCTCAGAGACCCCTCACTTGGCCCGtcgtccccagggcagggcagctcccccacttcccctgtGTACAGCAGCAGTGACACAGTGTGCTGCCGCCTGACCCACACAGTACCCTGCGCACACCAGAAACCCATCACAGCCCTGAAGGCCGCTGCTGGGCGCCTTGTGACTGGGAGCCAGGACCACACACTGAGG GTGTTCCGTCTGGAGGACTCGTGCTGCCTCTTCACCCTGCAGGGCCACTCGGGGGCCATCACAGCCGTGTACATGGACCAG accaTGGTGTTGGCCAGTGGAGGACAAGACGGGGCCATCTGCCTCTGGGATGTGCTGACTGGCAGCCGGGTCAGCCACATGTTTGCTCACCGTGGGGATGTCACCTCCCTCACCTGCACTGCCTCCTGCGTCATCAGCAGTGGCCTAGACGACCTCATCAGCATCTGGGACCGCAGCACAAGCATCAAGCTCTACTCCATCCAGCAG GACCTGGGCTGTGGTGCAAGCTTGGGTGTCATCTCAGACAACCTGCTGGTGACTGGTGGCCAAGGCTGTGTCTCCTTTTGGGACCTAAACTATGGGGACCTGTTACAGACTGTCTACTTGGGTAAGGAGAGTGAGGCCCAGCCCGCCCGCCAGATCCTGGTGCTGGATAATGCCGCCATCGTCTGTAACTTCGGCAGCGAGCTCAGCCTGGTGTATGTGCCCTCTGTGCTGGAGAAGCTGGACTAG
- the SCAP gene encoding sterol regulatory element-binding protein cleavage-activating protein isoform X1 — protein sequence MTLTDRLREKISQAFYHHGLLCASYPIPIILFTGLCILACCYPLLKLPLPGTGPVEFATPMKDYSPPPAASDRRPGEPSEQPDWYVGAPVAYVQQIFVKSSVSPWHRNLLAVDVFRSPLSRAFQLVEEIRNHVLRDSSGTRSLEEVCLQVTDLLPGLRKLRNLLPEHGCLLLSPANFWQNDREHFHADPDIIRTIHQHEPKTLQTSATLKDLLFGVPGKYSGVGLFTRKRMASYTITLVFRRYHAKFLGSLRARLMLLHPSPNCSLRAESLVHVHFKEEIGIAELIPLVTTYIILFAYIYFSTRKIDMVKSKWGLALAAVVTVLSSLLMSVGLCTLFGLTPTLNGGEIFPYLVVVIGLENVLVLTKSVVSTPVDLEVKLRIAQGLSCESWSIMKNMATELGIILIGYFTLVPAIQEFCLFAVVGLVSDFFLQMLFFTTVLSIDIRRMELADLNKRLPPEACLPPAKPVGRPARFERQLAVRPSTPHTIMLQPSSFRNLRLPKRLRVIYFLARTRLAQRLIMAGTVVWIGILVYTDPAGLRTYLAAQVTEQSPLGEGTLTPMPVPGGVLPASHPDPAFSIFPPDAPQFPENHTLPGEMPESGAQVEGVHDSPVPEVTWGPEDEELWRKLSFRHWPTLFSYYNITLAKRYISLLPVIPVTLHLNPREALEGRHPQDSQSAWPPPQPGPGGLWEAGPRGPGMAQAHGDVTLYKVAALGLASGIVLVLLLLCLYRVLCPRNYGQPGGGPGRRRRGDLPCDDYGYAPPETEIVPLVLRGHLMDIECLASDGMLLVSCCLAGHVCVWDAQTGDCLTRIPRPRQRRDSGGGSVFEVQESWERLSDGGKSGPEESGDSPPLRHRPQGPTPPSLFGDQPDLTCLIDTNFSVRSRLSEPTRPEPRHRAGCGRTRDNPGYDFSRLVQRVYQQEGLAPIHAPVLRPPSPGPALPQAPEDEGGCPPEKSSPALAWAPSADGSIWSLELQGNLIVVGRSSGRLEVWDAIEGTLRCSSEEVSSGVTALVFLDKRIVAARLNGSLDFFSLETCTAFSPLQFRGQRGWARQAPAPGAGAPLRDPSLGPSSPGQGSSPTSPVYSSSDTVCCRLTHTVPCAHQKPITALKAAAGRLVTGSQDHTLRVFRLEDSCCLFTLQGHSGAITAVYMDQTMVLASGGQDGAICLWDVLTGSRVSHMFAHRGDVTSLTCTASCVISSGLDDLISIWDRSTSIKLYSIQQDLGCGASLGVISDNLLVTGGQGCVSFWDLNYGDLLQTVYLGKESEAQPARQILVLDNAAIVCNFGSELSLVYVPSVLEKLD from the exons TATGTGGGAGCCCCGGTGGCTTACGTCCAGCAGATCTTCGTGAAGTCCTCGGTGTCCCCCTGGCACAGGAACCTCCTGGCCGTGGATGTGTTCCGCTCCCCTCTGTCCCGGGCCTTCCAGCTGGTGGAGGAAATCCGGAACCACGTTCTGAGAGACAG CTCGGGGACCAGGAGCCTGGAGGAGGTGTGCCTGCAGGTGACCGACCTGCTGCCAGGCCTTAGGAAGCTCCGGAACCTGCTCCCTGAGCATGGATGCCTGCTGCTGTCCCCAGCCAACTTCTGGCAGAACGACCGGGAGCACTTCCACGCCGACCCCGACATCATCAGGACCATCCACCAGCACGAGCCCAAGACCCTGCAGACCTCAGCCACGCTCAAAG ACCTGCTGTTTGGCGTCCCTGGGAAGTACAGCGGGGTGGGCCTGTTCACCCGGAAGAGGATGGCCTCCTACACCATCACCCTGGTCTTCCGGCGCTACCATGCCAA GTTCCTGGGCAGCCTGCGGGCCCGCCTGATGCTCCTGCACCCCAGCCCCAACTGCAGCCTGCGGGCGGAGAGCCTGGTCCACGTGCACTTCAAGGAGGAGATCGGCATCGCCGAGCTCATCCCCCTCGTGACCACCTACATCATCTTGTTTGCCTACATCTACTTCTCCACGC gcaAGATCGACATGGTCAAGTCCAAGTGGGGGCTGGCGCTGGCTGCTGTGGTCACGGTGCTCAGCTCATTGCTCATGTCCGTGGGGCTCTGCACACTCTTCGGCCTGACGCCCACCCTCAACGGCGG CGAGATTTTCCCTTACCTCGTGGTGGTCATCGGGCTGGAGAATGTGCTGGTGCTCACCAAGTCTGTGGTCTCGACGCCCGTGGACCTCGAGGTGAAGCTGCGCATCGCCCAAG GCCTCAGCTGTGAGAGCTGGTCCATCATGAAGAACATGGCCACGGAGCTGGGCATCATCCTCATTGGCTACTTCACACTCGTGCCTGCCATCCAG GAGTTCTGTCTTTTTGCTGTCGTGGGCCTGGTGTCTGACTTCTTCCTGCAGATGCTCTTTTTCACCACTGTCCTGTCCATTGACATTCGCCGGATGGAG CTGGCGGACCTGAACAAGCGGCTGCCCCCTGAAGCTTGCCTGCCCCCTGCTAAGCCAGTGGGGCGTCCAGCACGCTTTGAGCGGCAGCTGGCCGTGCGGCCATCCACGCCTCACACCATCATGCTGCAGCCGTCTTCCTTCCGAAACCTGCGGCTCCCCAAGAGACTGCGTGTCATCTACTTCCTGGCCCGCACCCGCCTGGCTCAGCGCCTCATCATG GCCGGCACGGTTGTCTGGATCGGCATCCTGGTGTACACAGACCCAGCAGGGCTGCGCACCTACCTCGCTGCCCAGGTGACAGAACAGAGCCCCCTGGGCGAGGGCACCCTGACCCCCATGCCTGTGCCTGGGGGCGTGCTGCCGGCCAGCCACCCGGACCCCGCCTTCTCCATCTTCCCACCGGACGCCCCTCAGTTCCCCGAGAACCACACGTTGCCAGGGGAGATGCCCGAGTCTGGGGCTCAGGTAGAGGGCGTCCATGACAGCCCTGTCCCAGAGGTCACTTGGGGGCCTGAGGATGAGGAACTTTGGAGGAAGTTGTCCTTCCGCCACTGGCCTACGCTCTTCAGCTACTACAACATCACTCTGGCCAAGAG gtACATCAGCCTGCTGCCTGTCATCCCAGTCACGCTCCACCTGAACCCAAGGGAGGCCCTGGAGGGGCGGCACCCTCAGGACAGCCAAAGTGCCTGGCCCCCGCCGCAGCCCGGGCCTGGTGGACTCTGGGAGGCTGGCCCCAGGGGGCCAGGCATGGCGCAGGCCCACGGAGATGTCACCTTGTACAA GGTGGCAGCGCTTGGCCTGGCCTCTGGCATCGTCCTCGTATTGCTGCTGCTCTGCCTCTACCGCGTGCTCTGCCCGCGCAACTACGGGCAGCCGGGTGGCGGGCCTGGCCGGCGGCGCCGCGGAGACTTGCCCTGTGATGACTATGGCTATGCGCCGCCTGAGACGGAGATTGTGCCCCTGGTGCTGCGCGGGCACCTCATG gACATCGAGTGTCTGGCCAGCGACGGCATGCTGCTGGTGAGCTGCTGCCTGGCGGGCCACGTGTGTGTGTGGGACGCACAGACCGGGGACTGCCTCACACGCATACCTCGCCCCAG gcagcgccgGGACAGTGGAGGCGGCAGCGTGTTTGAGGTCCAGGAGAGCTGGGAACGACTGTCGGACGGCGGTAAGAGCGGCCCAGAGGAGTCCGGGGACAGTCCTCCGCTGCGGCACCGTCCCCAGGGCCCTACACCACCATCCCTCTTTGGGGACCAGCCGGACCTCACCTGCTTGATTGACACCAACTTCTCTGTTCGATCACGGCTCTCAGAGCCCACTCGGCCTGAGCCCCGGCACCGGGCAGGCTGCGGCCGCACCCGGGACAACCCAGGCTATGATTTCAGCCGCCTGGTGCAGCGAGTGTACCAGCAGGAGGGGCTTGCCCCCATCCACGCGCCGGTCTTGCGCCCACCCTCCCCCGGGCCTGcgctgccccaggcccctgaggACGAGGGGGGCTGTCCTCCCGAGAAGAGCTCCCCAGCCCTCGCCTGGGCCCCCAGTGCAGACGGCTCCATCTGGAGCCTGGAGCTGCAGGGCAACCTCATCGTGGTGGGCCGGAGCAGTGGCCggctggag GTGTGGGATGCCATCGAGGGCACGCTGCGCTGCAGCAGTGAGGAGGTCTCCTCAGGAGTGACGGCCCTCGTCTTCCTGGACAAAAG GATTGTGGCTGCTCGGCTCAACGGGTCCCTCGATTTCTTCTCCTTGGAGACCTGCACTGCCTTCAGCCCCCTGCAGTTCCGAGGTCAGAGGGGCTGGGCTCGGCAGGCGCCTGCACCTGGGGCTGGGGCGCCTCTCAGAGACCCCTCACTTGGCCCGtcgtccccagggcagggcagctcccccacttcccctgtGTACAGCAGCAGTGACACAGTGTGCTGCCGCCTGACCCACACAGTACCCTGCGCACACCAGAAACCCATCACAGCCCTGAAGGCCGCTGCTGGGCGCCTTGTGACTGGGAGCCAGGACCACACACTGAGG GTGTTCCGTCTGGAGGACTCGTGCTGCCTCTTCACCCTGCAGGGCCACTCGGGGGCCATCACAGCCGTGTACATGGACCAG accaTGGTGTTGGCCAGTGGAGGACAAGACGGGGCCATCTGCCTCTGGGATGTGCTGACTGGCAGCCGGGTCAGCCACATGTTTGCTCACCGTGGGGATGTCACCTCCCTCACCTGCACTGCCTCCTGCGTCATCAGCAGTGGCCTAGACGACCTCATCAGCATCTGGGACCGCAGCACAAGCATCAAGCTCTACTCCATCCAGCAG GACCTGGGCTGTGGTGCAAGCTTGGGTGTCATCTCAGACAACCTGCTGGTGACTGGTGGCCAAGGCTGTGTCTCCTTTTGGGACCTAAACTATGGGGACCTGTTACAGACTGTCTACTTGGGTAAGGAGAGTGAGGCCCAGCCCGCCCGCCAGATCCTGGTGCTGGATAATGCCGCCATCGTCTGTAACTTCGGCAGCGAGCTCAGCCTGGTGTATGTGCCCTCTGTGCTGGAGAAGCTGGACTAG
- the SCAP gene encoding sterol regulatory element-binding protein cleavage-activating protein isoform X2, with product MTLTDRLREKISQAFYHHGLLCASYPIPIILFTGLCILACCYPLLKLPLPGTGPVEFATPMKDYSPPPAASDRRPGEPSEQPDWYVGAPVAYVQQIFVKSSVSPWHRNLLAVDVFRSPLSRAFQLVEEIRNHVLRDSSGTRSLEEVCLQVTDLLPGLRKLRNLLPEHGCLLLSPANFWQNDREHFHADPDIIRTIHQHEPKTLQTSATLKDLLFGVPGKYSGVGLFTRKRMASYTITLVFRRYHAKFLGSLRARLMLLHPSPNCSLRAESLVHVHFKEEIGIAELIPLVTTYIILFAYIYFSTRKIDMVKSKWGLALAAVVTVLSSLLMSVGLCTLFGLTPTLNGGEIFPYLVVVIGLENVLVLTKSVVSTPVDLEVKLRIAQGLSCESWSIMKNMATELGIILIGYFTLVPAIQEFCLFAVVGLVSDFFLQMLFFTTVLSIDIRRMELADLNKRLPPEACLPPAKPVGRPARFERQLAVRPSTPHTIMLQPSSFRNLRLPKRLRVIYFLARTRLAQRLIMAGTVVWIGILVYTDPAGLRTYLAAQVTEQSPLGEGTLTPMPVPGGVLPASHPDPAFSIFPPDAPQFPENHTLPGEMPESGAQVEGVHDSPVPEVTWGPEDEELWRKLSFRHWPTLFSYYNITLAKRYISLLPVIPVTLHLNPREALEGRHPQDSQSAWPPPQPGPGGLWEAGPRGPGMAQAHGDVTLYKVAALGLASGIVLVLLLLCLYRVLCPRNYGQPGGGPGRRRRGDLPCDDYGYAPPETEIVPLVLRGHLMDIECLASDGMLLVSCCLAGHVCVWDAQTGDCLTRIPRPRQRRDSGGGSVFEVQESWERLSDGGKSGPEESGDSPPLRHRPQGPTPPSLFGDQPDLTCLIDTNFSVRSRLSEPTRPEPRHRAGCGRTRDNPGYDFSRLVQRVYQQEGLAPIHAPVLRPPSPGPALPQAPEDEGGCPPEKSSPALAWAPSADGSIWSLELQGNLIVVGRSSGRLEVWDAIEGTLRCSSEEVSSGVTALVFLDKRIVAARLNGSLDFFSLETCTAFSPLQFRGQGSSPTSPVYSSSDTVCCRLTHTVPCAHQKPITALKAAAGRLVTGSQDHTLRVFRLEDSCCLFTLQGHSGAITAVYMDQTMVLASGGQDGAICLWDVLTGSRVSHMFAHRGDVTSLTCTASCVISSGLDDLISIWDRSTSIKLYSIQQDLGCGASLGVISDNLLVTGGQGCVSFWDLNYGDLLQTVYLGKESEAQPARQILVLDNAAIVCNFGSELSLVYVPSVLEKLD from the exons TATGTGGGAGCCCCGGTGGCTTACGTCCAGCAGATCTTCGTGAAGTCCTCGGTGTCCCCCTGGCACAGGAACCTCCTGGCCGTGGATGTGTTCCGCTCCCCTCTGTCCCGGGCCTTCCAGCTGGTGGAGGAAATCCGGAACCACGTTCTGAGAGACAG CTCGGGGACCAGGAGCCTGGAGGAGGTGTGCCTGCAGGTGACCGACCTGCTGCCAGGCCTTAGGAAGCTCCGGAACCTGCTCCCTGAGCATGGATGCCTGCTGCTGTCCCCAGCCAACTTCTGGCAGAACGACCGGGAGCACTTCCACGCCGACCCCGACATCATCAGGACCATCCACCAGCACGAGCCCAAGACCCTGCAGACCTCAGCCACGCTCAAAG ACCTGCTGTTTGGCGTCCCTGGGAAGTACAGCGGGGTGGGCCTGTTCACCCGGAAGAGGATGGCCTCCTACACCATCACCCTGGTCTTCCGGCGCTACCATGCCAA GTTCCTGGGCAGCCTGCGGGCCCGCCTGATGCTCCTGCACCCCAGCCCCAACTGCAGCCTGCGGGCGGAGAGCCTGGTCCACGTGCACTTCAAGGAGGAGATCGGCATCGCCGAGCTCATCCCCCTCGTGACCACCTACATCATCTTGTTTGCCTACATCTACTTCTCCACGC gcaAGATCGACATGGTCAAGTCCAAGTGGGGGCTGGCGCTGGCTGCTGTGGTCACGGTGCTCAGCTCATTGCTCATGTCCGTGGGGCTCTGCACACTCTTCGGCCTGACGCCCACCCTCAACGGCGG CGAGATTTTCCCTTACCTCGTGGTGGTCATCGGGCTGGAGAATGTGCTGGTGCTCACCAAGTCTGTGGTCTCGACGCCCGTGGACCTCGAGGTGAAGCTGCGCATCGCCCAAG GCCTCAGCTGTGAGAGCTGGTCCATCATGAAGAACATGGCCACGGAGCTGGGCATCATCCTCATTGGCTACTTCACACTCGTGCCTGCCATCCAG GAGTTCTGTCTTTTTGCTGTCGTGGGCCTGGTGTCTGACTTCTTCCTGCAGATGCTCTTTTTCACCACTGTCCTGTCCATTGACATTCGCCGGATGGAG CTGGCGGACCTGAACAAGCGGCTGCCCCCTGAAGCTTGCCTGCCCCCTGCTAAGCCAGTGGGGCGTCCAGCACGCTTTGAGCGGCAGCTGGCCGTGCGGCCATCCACGCCTCACACCATCATGCTGCAGCCGTCTTCCTTCCGAAACCTGCGGCTCCCCAAGAGACTGCGTGTCATCTACTTCCTGGCCCGCACCCGCCTGGCTCAGCGCCTCATCATG GCCGGCACGGTTGTCTGGATCGGCATCCTGGTGTACACAGACCCAGCAGGGCTGCGCACCTACCTCGCTGCCCAGGTGACAGAACAGAGCCCCCTGGGCGAGGGCACCCTGACCCCCATGCCTGTGCCTGGGGGCGTGCTGCCGGCCAGCCACCCGGACCCCGCCTTCTCCATCTTCCCACCGGACGCCCCTCAGTTCCCCGAGAACCACACGTTGCCAGGGGAGATGCCCGAGTCTGGGGCTCAGGTAGAGGGCGTCCATGACAGCCCTGTCCCAGAGGTCACTTGGGGGCCTGAGGATGAGGAACTTTGGAGGAAGTTGTCCTTCCGCCACTGGCCTACGCTCTTCAGCTACTACAACATCACTCTGGCCAAGAG gtACATCAGCCTGCTGCCTGTCATCCCAGTCACGCTCCACCTGAACCCAAGGGAGGCCCTGGAGGGGCGGCACCCTCAGGACAGCCAAAGTGCCTGGCCCCCGCCGCAGCCCGGGCCTGGTGGACTCTGGGAGGCTGGCCCCAGGGGGCCAGGCATGGCGCAGGCCCACGGAGATGTCACCTTGTACAA GGTGGCAGCGCTTGGCCTGGCCTCTGGCATCGTCCTCGTATTGCTGCTGCTCTGCCTCTACCGCGTGCTCTGCCCGCGCAACTACGGGCAGCCGGGTGGCGGGCCTGGCCGGCGGCGCCGCGGAGACTTGCCCTGTGATGACTATGGCTATGCGCCGCCTGAGACGGAGATTGTGCCCCTGGTGCTGCGCGGGCACCTCATG gACATCGAGTGTCTGGCCAGCGACGGCATGCTGCTGGTGAGCTGCTGCCTGGCGGGCCACGTGTGTGTGTGGGACGCACAGACCGGGGACTGCCTCACACGCATACCTCGCCCCAG gcagcgccgGGACAGTGGAGGCGGCAGCGTGTTTGAGGTCCAGGAGAGCTGGGAACGACTGTCGGACGGCGGTAAGAGCGGCCCAGAGGAGTCCGGGGACAGTCCTCCGCTGCGGCACCGTCCCCAGGGCCCTACACCACCATCCCTCTTTGGGGACCAGCCGGACCTCACCTGCTTGATTGACACCAACTTCTCTGTTCGATCACGGCTCTCAGAGCCCACTCGGCCTGAGCCCCGGCACCGGGCAGGCTGCGGCCGCACCCGGGACAACCCAGGCTATGATTTCAGCCGCCTGGTGCAGCGAGTGTACCAGCAGGAGGGGCTTGCCCCCATCCACGCGCCGGTCTTGCGCCCACCCTCCCCCGGGCCTGcgctgccccaggcccctgaggACGAGGGGGGCTGTCCTCCCGAGAAGAGCTCCCCAGCCCTCGCCTGGGCCCCCAGTGCAGACGGCTCCATCTGGAGCCTGGAGCTGCAGGGCAACCTCATCGTGGTGGGCCGGAGCAGTGGCCggctggag GTGTGGGATGCCATCGAGGGCACGCTGCGCTGCAGCAGTGAGGAGGTCTCCTCAGGAGTGACGGCCCTCGTCTTCCTGGACAAAAG GATTGTGGCTGCTCGGCTCAACGGGTCCCTCGATTTCTTCTCCTTGGAGACCTGCACTGCCTTCAGCCCCCTGCAGTTCCGAG ggcagggcagctcccccacttcccctgtGTACAGCAGCAGTGACACAGTGTGCTGCCGCCTGACCCACACAGTACCCTGCGCACACCAGAAACCCATCACAGCCCTGAAGGCCGCTGCTGGGCGCCTTGTGACTGGGAGCCAGGACCACACACTGAGG GTGTTCCGTCTGGAGGACTCGTGCTGCCTCTTCACCCTGCAGGGCCACTCGGGGGCCATCACAGCCGTGTACATGGACCAG accaTGGTGTTGGCCAGTGGAGGACAAGACGGGGCCATCTGCCTCTGGGATGTGCTGACTGGCAGCCGGGTCAGCCACATGTTTGCTCACCGTGGGGATGTCACCTCCCTCACCTGCACTGCCTCCTGCGTCATCAGCAGTGGCCTAGACGACCTCATCAGCATCTGGGACCGCAGCACAAGCATCAAGCTCTACTCCATCCAGCAG GACCTGGGCTGTGGTGCAAGCTTGGGTGTCATCTCAGACAACCTGCTGGTGACTGGTGGCCAAGGCTGTGTCTCCTTTTGGGACCTAAACTATGGGGACCTGTTACAGACTGTCTACTTGGGTAAGGAGAGTGAGGCCCAGCCCGCCCGCCAGATCCTGGTGCTGGATAATGCCGCCATCGTCTGTAACTTCGGCAGCGAGCTCAGCCTGGTGTATGTGCCCTCTGTGCTGGAGAAGCTGGACTAG